A stretch of the Dehalococcoidales bacterium genome encodes the following:
- a CDS encoding CoA transferase, with product AAVPMAARHLADFGADVIHVENPKTGDSWRGFQAGLGSGGAGAPSDINYNWETYNRNKRGLAVDLSQDEGREVIYRLVGSADVFTTNLRLFEREKFKLDYDALSRLNPRLIYAGLSGYGKKGPDCNDPAYDSIAYWARSGLGYLLGVPGTAPLIDGGGIGDNVTALGLFAGIMTALYVREKTGMGQEVDLSLLNVGFYQLSFFIAGALTTGLDLADWRVKSREEALNPLTLPYEAKDGRWVLLALLQQERYWPQFCKAIDREDLQHDPRFEDFEVRMENCAALYHIVEDVFHERTLAEWQSRLKAAGLPFAPYQTFVEAIADPQARANDMFVTIDHPTHGNLEVIANPIKMSKTPATLRTPAPEFSQHTEEVLLENGYTWDDIDRLKSKGVIA from the coding sequence TGGCTGCGGTACCGATGGCGGCCCGCCACCTTGCTGATTTTGGTGCTGACGTTATCCATGTAGAGAACCCGAAGACCGGGGACTCATGGCGGGGTTTCCAGGCTGGCCTGGGCAGTGGTGGCGCCGGTGCTCCGTCTGATATCAACTACAACTGGGAGACCTATAACCGCAATAAAAGGGGCCTGGCGGTTGACCTCTCGCAGGACGAGGGTCGGGAGGTAATCTACCGTCTGGTGGGAAGTGCCGATGTCTTTACCACCAACCTGCGGCTCTTCGAGCGGGAGAAATTCAAACTGGACTACGATGCGCTGAGCCGGTTAAACCCCCGGCTCATCTACGCCGGGCTGTCCGGTTACGGTAAGAAAGGCCCGGACTGTAATGACCCGGCCTATGATTCTATCGCTTACTGGGCACGGTCAGGACTGGGCTACCTGCTTGGCGTACCCGGTACGGCTCCTCTTATTGATGGTGGCGGCATCGGCGATAACGTTACCGCATTGGGCCTGTTCGCCGGCATCATGACCGCCCTGTATGTTCGTGAAAAGACCGGAATGGGGCAGGAGGTTGACTTATCCCTGCTAAACGTCGGCTTCTACCAGCTTTCCTTTTTTATAGCCGGGGCGCTGACCACCGGATTGGACCTGGCCGACTGGCGGGTGAAATCGCGGGAGGAGGCACTGAATCCCCTGACTCTCCCCTATGAGGCGAAAGACGGACGGTGGGTGCTGCTTGCCCTGCTTCAGCAGGAACGCTACTGGCCGCAGTTCTGTAAGGCGATAGACCGGGAAGACCTGCAGCATGACCCCAGGTTCGAGGATTTCGAGGTGAGGATGGAGAACTGCGCCGCTTTGTACCACATCGTGGAAGATGTCTTCCACGAGAGGACTCTTGCCGAATGGCAGTCGCGTCTGAAGGCAGCGGGACTACCCTTCGCACCGTACCAGACTTTCGTTGAAGCAATCGCCGACCCGCAGGCCAGGGCCAATGACATGTTTGTCACCATTGACCACCCAACCCACGGTAACCTGGAGGTCATCGCCAACCCGATAAAGATGAGCAAGACCCCGGCGACCCTCCGGACGCCTGCTCCGGAATTCAGCCAGCATACCGAGGAAGTGCTCCTTGAGAATGGCTATACCTGGGACGACATTGACCGCCTGAAGTCGAAGGGTGTGATTGCCTGA